From a region of the Pseudomonadota bacterium genome:
- a CDS encoding site-specific integrase, with translation MARKVKGLYKRGNVWWCAYKSVTGKVVRESTGFINYDMAIDFLTKRKADVMVGIEPEVKKMVNYTFQELATEYLKWCERQRCFKSKRNFVKQLGEAFSNIPLRQFNTMMLEHFQTERLQKGNKPATVNRLIATIKHAFHKGCDWNMVDEGTMKCIKRVKLLEENNRRLRYLSKEECQALINACDSHLKPIVIMALNTGMRKSEILGLRWDNVDLRHGFILLDVTKNGERREIPINDTLRATLEALPRRLDGGYVFYDPKTGERYKEVKRSFGTALRKAGIRDFKFHDARHTFASHLVMAGVDITTVKELLGHKTLTMTLRYAHLAPSHNVKALDILDSVLNDNQNSTSQLLHNFTSIRREGVL, from the coding sequence ATGGCAAGAAAAGTAAAAGGTCTTTATAAGCGTGGTAATGTCTGGTGGTGTGCTTATAAGTCTGTAACCGGGAAGGTGGTAAGAGAAAGCACAGGATTCATCAACTATGACATGGCCATTGATTTTCTTACGAAAAGAAAAGCTGATGTTATGGTAGGGATAGAACCGGAAGTCAAGAAGATGGTCAATTATACCTTTCAGGAGCTTGCAACAGAATACCTCAAATGGTGTGAAAGGCAAAGATGCTTTAAGAGTAAGCGGAACTTTGTCAAGCAGTTAGGTGAGGCCTTTAGTAATATTCCCTTAAGACAATTCAATACCATGATGCTTGAACATTTTCAGACAGAGCGATTACAAAAAGGGAATAAACCGGCAACAGTCAACAGGCTTATTGCTACAATCAAACATGCATTCCACAAGGGTTGTGATTGGAATATGGTTGATGAAGGAACCATGAAATGCATAAAAAGGGTGAAGCTTCTTGAAGAAAATAATCGGCGATTACGGTATCTGTCGAAAGAAGAATGTCAGGCTCTAATCAATGCTTGTGATTCACATTTAAAACCGATTGTAATTATGGCCCTGAATACAGGCATGAGGAAGAGTGAAATTTTGGGGTTACGCTGGGATAATGTAGACCTCAGACATGGCTTTATTCTTCTGGACGTAACAAAGAACGGAGAACGGCGGGAAATACCAATAAACGACACATTGAGGGCAACGCTTGAAGCATTACCGAGAAGGCTTGACGGTGGATATGTGTTTTATGATCCAAAGACCGGCGAGAGGTACAAGGAGGTTAAACGTTCCTTTGGTACAGCATTAAGAAAAGCAGGGATAAGAGATTTTAAGTTTCATGATGCCCGTCACACATTCGCCAGTCATCTTGTTATGGCAGGGGTTGACATAACGACTGTCAAAGAACTCTTAGGGCATAAGACCCTCACCATGACATTACGTTATGCTCATCTTGCACCCTCTCACAATGTGAAGGCGCTTGATATTCTGGACAGTGTTTTAAACGATAATCAAAACTCCACTTCACAATTACTTCACAATTTCACATCAATAAGAAGAGAAGGAGTCTTGTAA
- a CDS encoding transcriptional coactivator p15/PC4 family protein, translating into MLKLIGEVEKNQKERVRVSLAEYQGYLSASQAGKYVDCRVYFTDDKGEWLPTKKGVTFNDETIDEVIPLLQKASRALEG; encoded by the coding sequence ATGTTAAAACTAATCGGCGAAGTCGAGAAGAACCAAAAAGAAAGAGTCAGGGTAAGTCTTGCGGAGTATCAGGGTTACCTGTCTGCCAGCCAAGCAGGCAAGTATGTTGATTGCCGGGTATATTTCACGGATGATAAGGGCGAATGGCTTCCGACAAAGAAGGGTGTTACCTTCAACGATGAAACTATCGACGAGGTAATCCCACTGTTGCAGAAGGCTTCAAGGGCACTGGAGGGATGA
- a CDS encoding helix-turn-helix domain-containing protein: protein MKLELEEHDLELIVDRLFERLKPMLPKQDHRGDVIFDKKELSQYLKVGVSWIDNNLYMLPHFKVGKYVRFRQSHIDQWIKNVELMPSPYLKLMKNVR, encoded by the coding sequence ATGAAACTTGAGCTTGAAGAACATGATCTTGAATTGATTGTTGATAGATTATTTGAAAGGCTAAAACCTATGTTGCCCAAGCAGGACCACCGGGGGGACGTTATCTTTGACAAAAAAGAGCTTTCTCAATATCTCAAGGTTGGTGTTTCATGGATAGATAATAACCTTTATATGTTGCCACACTTCAAGGTCGGTAAGTATGTGAGGTTCAGGCAGTCACATATCGACCAATGGATTAAGAATGTAGAACTAATGCCTTCACCTTACCTTAAATTGATGAAAAATGTCAGGTGA